The Solibacillus isronensis sequence TTCCCCATCTTTATAGACAGGCTCTTTATAAACAAATGTCTTATAGTTTTGTTCAAATTCATATAGATTTTTATAAACCATACTTTTCGATTCAAAGCTGCTGAAAGAGTTAGTTAAATTTGAGGAATAATAAATCTTTCCATTCGGACTATACAGCGTAATCATCAACTGATCGGACGTCAGTTTCTCGACTTCCTTATAATTTGCATTAATATTGTAAAGCGATGGATCATCCAGTTGATCTTTTAAATCTGTAACAACTGCCCACTTTTCAAAATATTCATCAACACTTTTATCTTGGTAGTACGCGTTAATCGTTACATAAAGACCATACAATGCAAGTAACGGCAATATCATGACAAGCAAGTACGTAAGTAGAAGCCATGATTTAATCTTCATACTTGTTCACCTATAAAGCGGTAGCCCTTTCCCCATACAGTTTGTATATAGTTAGGTGACTTTACTGGATCGTGCAGCTTCTCCCGCAATGCTTTAATATGCACCGTTACCGTATGTGTCTGATCCAGCTCAATTTGGTGCCAAACAAGGGTATACAACGCTTCCTTTGTAAATAGCTCGAATGGATTTTGTGCCAATACTTTCAGTAACGCAAACTCTTTTTGCGTCAAGTTTACTTCATCCTCTTCGATATAAATACATTCTTTTACCCAATCGATTTTTAAACCATGTTCATATGAAACCATTTCATTTGCTGCAAAAACTTTATTATATCGCTGCCATCTCCGTAATTGAGACCGAACACGTGCTTTTAATTCTTC is a genomic window containing:
- a CDS encoding response regulator transcription factor, coding for MAQQILLVEDDREIARIIKDTLIKEGYAVTWATTGIEGLEDFSAGNYDLILVDWMMPEMDGLSMIEHIRLQSDVPIIMISAKSKETDKVTGLQDADDYLAKPFSLEELKARVRSQLRRWQRYNKVFAANEMVSYEHGLKIDWVKECIYIEEDEVNLTQKEFALLKVLAQNPFELFTKEALYTLVWHQIELDQTHTVTVHIKALREKLHDPVKSPNYIQTVWGKGYRFIGEQV